In Zobellia roscoffensis, the following are encoded in one genomic region:
- a CDS encoding RagB/SusD family nutrient uptake outer membrane protein produces the protein MKNKIISKSLLAALVLLLVISYSCRKDILEQENPNAVTPQSFWKTEDDANKGIIGAYSPFTHIWYYTRFEVFLSDYRDDVVNAFATSERTAAGSFNGIPQSNGAFWVWSAMYQGVTRANEVLANVPDIEMDATAKENILGEAYFIRAYNYFNLVNGWLNVPLITEPISDLEDPKSVPQADPADVWAQIEKDLIEAQKLAPESWPAAMEGRITSGTATGLLGKVYLYQKKYAEAKAEFAKVMDGRYELMENYADNFTEASENNKESLFEVQLVNDGNTGWGGDDPGKGKGAAFHPDIAPRGFTGQDGMRINNWVLDLFLDERTINDEIDPRTYTTLFFNSDETTTYQGETLASRTYGDKSYQEVFEGQDLVWGNKWLDITFDDKTGSQDNGWHQSGNNLRLLRYADVLLMFAEAEFMLNGSTATALDAINEVRARVDMPALTSITMQDIEDERVKELSLERTRYFDILRWGKVEEYIVNKPELKSESAGTSSYRPGREYIAIPQNEIDANPVFKQNPGY, from the coding sequence ATGAAAAATAAAATAATATCAAAAAGTCTATTGGCTGCACTGGTATTGCTGTTAGTGATATCATATAGTTGTAGAAAAGACATATTAGAGCAAGAAAATCCAAACGCGGTAACACCGCAATCATTTTGGAAAACAGAGGATGACGCCAACAAAGGCATCATTGGAGCTTACAGTCCGTTTACCCATATTTGGTACTATACCCGTTTTGAAGTTTTTCTTTCGGATTATAGAGATGATGTCGTAAATGCATTCGCAACATCAGAGCGTACTGCTGCCGGCTCTTTTAATGGAATTCCACAAAGTAATGGTGCATTTTGGGTATGGAGTGCTATGTATCAAGGAGTAACCCGAGCCAACGAAGTGTTGGCCAATGTTCCCGATATAGAAATGGATGCTACGGCCAAAGAAAATATATTGGGCGAAGCCTATTTTATTCGTGCTTATAACTACTTTAACCTTGTAAACGGTTGGTTAAATGTGCCGCTTATTACGGAACCGATTTCAGATTTGGAAGACCCTAAGTCTGTTCCGCAAGCGGATCCAGCTGACGTTTGGGCTCAAATAGAAAAAGATTTAATTGAAGCACAAAAATTAGCTCCTGAATCTTGGCCAGCAGCAATGGAAGGAAGAATTACTTCTGGAACGGCCACTGGTTTATTAGGGAAGGTATATTTGTACCAGAAAAAATATGCAGAAGCAAAAGCAGAATTTGCTAAGGTAATGGATGGAAGGTATGAGTTGATGGAGAATTATGCAGACAATTTCACAGAAGCTTCAGAGAATAATAAAGAGTCATTGTTTGAGGTTCAATTGGTTAATGATGGTAATACCGGTTGGGGTGGAGATGATCCAGGAAAAGGAAAAGGCGCAGCTTTTCACCCGGATATAGCTCCAAGAGGTTTTACAGGTCAGGATGGAATGCGTATCAATAACTGGGTACTTGATTTATTTTTGGATGAGAGAACGATTAATGACGAAATTGATCCAAGAACCTACACTACTTTATTCTTTAATTCGGACGAGACTACTACGTATCAAGGAGAGACTTTAGCATCCAGAACTTATGGGGATAAGAGCTACCAAGAAGTTTTTGAAGGTCAAGATTTAGTATGGGGTAATAAGTGGTTAGATATAACTTTTGATGACAAAACGGGGTCGCAAGATAATGGATGGCATCAATCTGGTAATAACTTACGATTACTTCGCTATGCAGATGTACTACTAATGTTCGCAGAGGCAGAGTTTATGCTTAATGGCTCTACTGCAACGGCGTTAGATGCTATAAATGAAGTTAGAGCAAGAGTAGATATGCCTGCTTTAACTAGTATTACTATGCAAGACATTGAAGATGAAAGGGTAAAAGAACTTTCTTTGGAACGTACAAGATATTTTGATATTCTTAGATGGGGTAAAGTAGAAGAGTACATTGTAAACAAACCTGAGTTGAAATCAGAGAGTGCGGGTACAAGTTCGTATAGGCCGGGTAGGGAGTATATTGCAATTCCTCAAAATGAAATTGATGCTAATCCGGTATTTAAACAAAATCCGGGGTATTAA
- a CDS encoding VCBS repeat-containing protein — translation MELISANDSGIDFSNTIDETSKLHYFSFPYIYIGGGVGVGDFDNDGLNDIFFAGNMVSSKLYKNKGEFKFDDVTDTSGITGQYWANGVSVVDVNQDGLLDIYVSVGGFAKGPERENKLFINNGDFTFVERAKSYGIADSGHSTQSAFFDYDRDGDLDLYVMTHANESPKEIEKLYTKIDGSGPSTDRLYENKGLGTDGHPIFENVSKKAGVLIEGYGLGLAISDINQDGWPDIYVANDFVANDLLYINNQNGTFTNRLPEYVQHTSRNGMGIDISDINNDALPDILVMDMLPEINKRQKTMTASMNHEHFKQTLREGFSPQFIRNTLQLNQGKDLEGKPMFSEIGRYSGLHQTDWSWSPLIADFNNDGQKDVYITNGFRRDITNHDFTEYSSQADIFKKGKLSEDKLVERLRILDSIFLPNYIFSNDGKLKFKDETQSWGMDQASLSNGAVYADFDNDGDLDLVVNNINSPAFIYRNNFDKNRENHFIEVKLKGSQGNLNGIGTKLTAYLPNGEQQYYDYSPVKGYMSSTNTNIHIGLGSTAIIDSLRVGWLDGAEQVLTNLKVDTLYTIQYDKAKTKVKNDSINVVSKNYLLTEILNDKVLDYSHEENDNSDFRGEPLLLHLNDFNGPGIATGDINGDGRKDLYIGGARNYKGKIFLQNVNGTFDSISLPGSEKYEDLGALFFDADGDDDLDLYVVSGGSSVKYFEKGHYQDRLYTNKGNDIFEHEIEALPEIKASGSCVVAADFDSDGDLDLFVGGMIVPGSFPNTPNSYLLENENGKFVDVTEKKAKSLQTIGLVSSALWTDYDNDDDLDLMVAGEWMPITLFENNNGILNKVSKNGLENFNGFWNSLVGKDFDHDGDIDYIAGNHGENTAFKVSENEPMRVYAKDFDLNSSVDPIITRYIKGKEVPLAPRGELAKQLVSIKRIFPTYDQFAEAEINDILIELDTTKMQVLEVNYLSSSYIENLGNGSFSITPLAQRAQFSPLFGLATGDFNFDGFDDVIGVGNYYPTEVISGWYDAGKGVILKGNNQGDFTPILHSQTGFKVEKDARALVNLPLNDSTMLWVASVNSNKTKRFSQKLESRVIELMPGEVNAKIYFKNGKMAKQEYYFGAGYLSQASNIIQVHDSMDKIIIYNKDGISREVVLSKMK, via the coding sequence ATGGAATTGATTTCAGCCAATGATTCAGGCATCGATTTTTCTAACACTATAGATGAAACAAGTAAATTACATTATTTTAGTTTTCCATATATCTACATTGGCGGTGGGGTTGGAGTTGGTGATTTTGACAACGATGGGTTGAACGATATTTTTTTTGCGGGAAACATGGTTTCTTCAAAACTATATAAAAACAAAGGAGAATTCAAATTTGACGATGTTACGGATACATCTGGTATAACCGGTCAATATTGGGCAAACGGAGTTTCTGTAGTTGATGTAAATCAAGATGGCTTATTAGATATATATGTTTCTGTAGGAGGATTTGCAAAAGGACCAGAAAGAGAAAATAAGCTTTTTATAAATAACGGCGACTTTACGTTTGTAGAAAGGGCAAAAAGCTACGGTATTGCAGATTCTGGACATTCTACACAATCAGCTTTTTTTGATTATGATAGAGATGGTGATTTAGACTTGTATGTCATGACACATGCCAATGAATCTCCTAAAGAGATAGAGAAACTATACACTAAAATAGATGGTTCCGGTCCTAGCACGGATCGACTATATGAGAATAAAGGACTAGGTACGGATGGGCATCCTATTTTTGAAAATGTTTCCAAAAAAGCGGGTGTTTTAATTGAAGGATACGGTCTGGGTTTAGCTATTTCAGATATAAATCAAGATGGTTGGCCAGATATTTATGTGGCTAACGATTTTGTGGCTAATGACTTATTATATATAAATAATCAAAACGGTACGTTTACGAACAGACTTCCTGAGTATGTTCAGCATACTTCAAGAAATGGTATGGGTATAGATATTTCTGATATTAATAATGACGCTCTACCAGATATTTTAGTCATGGATATGCTTCCTGAAATAAATAAGAGGCAAAAAACTATGACTGCTAGTATGAATCATGAACATTTTAAGCAAACGTTACGAGAAGGTTTTTCGCCACAGTTCATTAGAAATACGTTACAGTTAAACCAAGGAAAGGATTTAGAAGGAAAGCCAATGTTTAGTGAAATTGGCAGATATTCAGGTTTGCATCAGACAGATTGGAGTTGGTCTCCGCTGATTGCTGATTTTAATAATGATGGTCAGAAAGATGTGTATATAACTAACGGTTTTAGAAGAGATATCACTAATCATGACTTTACGGAGTATTCAAGTCAAGCAGACATATTCAAGAAGGGTAAATTGTCTGAAGATAAGTTAGTAGAGCGGTTAAGAATTTTGGACAGTATTTTTCTGCCTAATTATATTTTTTCTAACGACGGAAAACTAAAATTTAAGGACGAGACCCAATCATGGGGAATGGACCAAGCCTCTTTATCCAATGGAGCTGTATATGCAGATTTTGATAATGATGGAGATTTAGACTTAGTCGTTAATAATATTAATTCGCCCGCTTTTATTTATAGAAATAATTTTGATAAGAATAGAGAGAATCATTTTATAGAAGTTAAATTAAAGGGGAGTCAGGGAAATTTAAACGGTATAGGAACTAAGCTTACGGCTTACTTGCCTAATGGAGAACAACAGTATTATGACTATAGTCCGGTAAAAGGTTATATGTCTTCAACAAATACTAACATTCATATTGGATTAGGGAGCACGGCTATAATTGATTCTTTAAGGGTTGGTTGGTTAGATGGGGCAGAACAAGTACTAACTAATTTGAAGGTAGATACTTTGTATACTATTCAATATGATAAAGCTAAAACAAAAGTCAAGAATGACAGCATCAATGTTGTCTCCAAAAATTATCTTCTTACAGAAATATTAAACGATAAGGTATTGGATTATTCCCATGAAGAAAATGACAATAGTGACTTTAGGGGAGAGCCCTTGTTATTGCATTTAAATGACTTTAATGGTCCAGGGATTGCCACAGGAGATATAAACGGAGATGGTAGGAAGGATTTATATATTGGAGGGGCAAGGAATTATAAAGGTAAAATATTTCTCCAGAATGTAAATGGCACTTTTGATTCTATAAGTCTTCCCGGCTCGGAAAAATACGAAGATCTTGGCGCTCTTTTCTTTGATGCAGATGGAGATGATGATTTAGATTTGTATGTTGTTAGTGGAGGTAGTTCCGTTAAATATTTTGAGAAGGGACATTACCAAGACAGACTATATACTAATAAAGGAAATGACATTTTTGAACATGAAATAGAGGCTCTACCAGAAATAAAGGCTAGTGGGTCTTGTGTTGTGGCTGCAGATTTTGATTCTGATGGAGATTTAGATTTATTTGTTGGAGGTATGATTGTTCCGGGTAGTTTTCCCAATACACCAAACAGTTATCTTTTAGAGAATGAGAACGGAAAGTTTGTTGATGTTACAGAAAAGAAAGCAAAAAGTCTTCAAACAATCGGTTTAGTAAGCTCTGCATTATGGACAGATTATGACAATGATGATGATTTGGATTTGATGGTAGCGGGGGAGTGGATGCCTATTACTTTATTCGAAAATAATAACGGTATTTTAAACAAAGTATCTAAAAACGGACTTGAAAATTTTAATGGGTTTTGGAATAGTTTAGTAGGTAAAGATTTTGATCATGATGGAGATATAGATTATATAGCAGGTAACCATGGTGAGAATACAGCCTTTAAGGTAAGTGAGAACGAGCCAATGCGAGTTTATGCAAAGGATTTTGATTTAAATTCAAGTGTAGACCCAATAATCACAAGATATATAAAAGGTAAGGAGGTTCCTTTGGCACCTAGAGGAGAACTGGCAAAACAATTGGTTTCCATAAAAAGGATATTCCCAACTTATGATCAGTTTGCGGAAGCAGAAATTAATGACATACTTATAGAATTAGACACTACTAAAATGCAAGTTTTGGAAGTTAACTACCTTAGCTCTAGTTATATTGAAAATTTAGGCAACGGTAGTTTTTCAATCACTCCTTTAGCACAAAGGGCTCAGTTTTCACCACTGTTTGGGCTAGCAACAGGAGATTTTAATTTTGATGGATTTGATGATGTGATCGGAGTAGGAAACTATTATCCTACGGAGGTCATTTCTGGTTGGTATGATGCCGGAAAAGGTGTAATTTTAAAAGGTAACAATCAGGGTGATTTTACTCCCATTTTACATTCTCAAACAGGTTTTAAAGTAGAGAAAGATGCCCGTGCTTTGGTGAATTTACCTCTAAATGATTCAACCATGCTTTGGGTGGCATCTGTAAATTCTAACAAAACAAAAAGATTCAGTCAAAAACTAGAATCACGAGTTATTGAATTAATGCCTGGAGAAGTTAATGCTAAAATCTATTTTAAAAATGGAAAAATGGCGAAGCAGGAATATTACTTTGGAGCTGGTTATTTATCACAGGCATCAAATATAATTCAGGTTCATGACTCCATGGATAAGATCATAATTTACAACAAAGATGGTATAAGTAGAGAGGTTGTCTTAAGTAAAATGAAGTAA
- a CDS encoding two-component regulator propeller domain-containing protein translates to MKNKLFDYTLIIAGALFTIFGSAQNHINFKHITTSDGLSQSDINAIYQDKHGFMWFGTHDGLNKYDGYKFTVHNPSINKPHEINSNLISAINGDEEGNLWIGTTGSGVNFYNVATGAFTSYTHNEENASSIIGNHVTALYKDSKNRLWIGVRDGLDMVDLTVSSENVEFQHFSSEQDPFIIGWDGSSIYSIYEDKNGQILVGGATGLFKLKKDPNGKDYFGNVNKSVGLPDCIVRSITEDNLGRLMIATNLGLFCQVKGKGRELVKVYDTNFNSILIDNNNRLWAGSNEGLFYFENTSLDKIPQFVKRFTYDSRDVGSISKNIIKSLYLDNTGIVWIGTNGGGINTFDPGKKPFLNVRNTPNPQSLSYDKIRAMYEDSNGTVWVGTEGGGLNMQLKKDDDGNYNKFQHFPLIPRTFAITETNIDNKKTLIIGAEGTPGLYVLDISNPNNVKESDLVPQGLMGGVFSLLNDSKGNIWIGTYTSGIHRWIKKEDGKGFAKSTFKSYPKQPNALPSNIIRDILEDTEGNIWFATGDGLTKVNAIERYKKQPKFKTYKKDTKDQGALSHNYILSLYQSTEGELWVGTFGGGLNKYIPGKDGEEGSFISYSGRDGLPNNVIKGILEDSQGNLWLSTNMGLSKFNPKNETFKNYNESDGLQDNEFQELACVKRSDGEMLFGGINGFNAFYPEEINDNMQPAETVITDLLISNRSVRIGEKINDNVILEKNSNKVDNVRLNYKQNNFSFEFAALHYAAPSKNQFAYMLKGFDNDWIQTNSSKRFATYTNLGPGEYTFKVKASNNDGLWDESPSEINITITPPIWQTSAAYLFYGFLVLGVLWLFWRYTFIRTSKKHQLELDHLEKEKSEEMQRVKLEFFTNISHEFRTPLTLIKGPLEYLRKDGFKVSQTKVQEQYNIMYKNTNYLLKLVNQLLDFRKIDQGKMHLVVRNSDIVEFIQEVGQPFQFLAHKQNVDFTITSSEDTIISWFDHDALEKIMNNLLSNAFKYTPDGGHIAVSISIEKAGNHEDTSRNVVIKVRDSGSGIAKNRVNTIFERFNTQDKKDRRNLQGAGIGLSFTKNLIELHQGSIVVKSKPNKGTDFVVKLPMEKEKFAHIPEVSIKEVSESDFLVRSSETESFAIGINDEILDEDVSKSRPKLPILLSVDDNADIRTLVKQALDSEYVIYEAENGKQALKMAKSLMPNIILTDILMPIMNGTEFCEKLKKDKETSHIPVVMLTAKASEESEIENLKLGVEGYIRKPFDMELLQLTLSNILKQRDQLRKQFTRNITLQPTEIAVTSVDESFLQTAIEIVEKHMMNTDFNVEMLVKEMGYSRSNLYMKFKEITGLSSSEFIRNIRLKRAVQLFEQSDLSVKEIMYKTGFNTASYFSKCFKKQFGVIPSEYVAKLKEKKTTS, encoded by the coding sequence ATGAAGAATAAACTTTTTGATTATACACTTATAATTGCTGGGGCTTTATTTACCATTTTCGGAAGTGCCCAAAACCACATCAACTTTAAACATATTACCACGAGTGATGGGCTTTCACAAAGTGATATTAATGCTATTTATCAGGACAAACACGGGTTTATGTGGTTTGGAACGCATGATGGACTCAATAAGTATGATGGTTATAAGTTTACCGTACACAACCCTAGTATCAATAAACCACACGAAATAAACAGTAATCTAATCTCTGCAATAAACGGGGATGAAGAAGGTAACCTATGGATAGGTACTACGGGAAGTGGAGTCAACTTTTACAATGTAGCTACAGGTGCTTTTACTTCGTATACGCATAACGAAGAGAATGCCTCAAGTATAATAGGTAATCATGTTACAGCCTTATATAAGGATAGTAAAAATCGTTTATGGATTGGTGTTCGTGATGGTCTGGATATGGTAGATCTTACTGTTTCATCCGAAAACGTAGAATTTCAGCATTTTAGTTCAGAGCAAGATCCTTTTATTATAGGTTGGGACGGTAGCTCTATCTATTCCATTTATGAAGATAAGAATGGGCAAATTCTAGTTGGTGGAGCCACTGGTCTTTTTAAGTTGAAAAAGGATCCTAATGGCAAGGATTATTTTGGGAATGTTAATAAATCTGTAGGGCTTCCAGATTGCATAGTTAGGAGTATTACCGAAGATAATTTGGGTAGACTAATGATAGCAACAAATTTAGGTTTGTTTTGTCAAGTTAAAGGAAAAGGCAGAGAACTTGTAAAAGTGTATGATACAAATTTTAATAGTATTCTAATAGATAATAATAATCGTCTTTGGGCCGGTTCCAATGAAGGTTTGTTTTATTTTGAAAATACCTCTCTTGATAAAATACCACAATTTGTTAAGCGCTTTACCTATGACTCCAGAGATGTTGGTAGTATAAGTAAGAACATAATAAAATCACTGTACCTAGATAATACTGGTATTGTATGGATTGGTACCAATGGAGGAGGGATCAATACTTTTGATCCAGGAAAAAAACCTTTCTTGAATGTTAGAAACACTCCTAATCCCCAAAGCCTGAGTTATGATAAAATCAGGGCAATGTATGAGGATAGTAATGGAACGGTATGGGTTGGTACAGAAGGTGGCGGACTCAATATGCAACTTAAAAAAGATGATGATGGCAACTATAATAAGTTTCAACATTTTCCTTTGATACCAAGGACATTTGCTATTACCGAAACAAATATAGATAACAAAAAAACTTTGATTATTGGTGCAGAAGGCACGCCAGGCTTGTATGTGTTGGATATTAGTAACCCAAACAATGTAAAGGAATCAGATTTAGTTCCTCAAGGCTTAATGGGAGGAGTGTTTAGTCTGTTGAATGACTCTAAGGGAAACATTTGGATTGGTACTTATACCTCAGGTATACATAGATGGATAAAAAAAGAAGATGGTAAAGGTTTTGCTAAATCAACCTTTAAAAGTTATCCTAAGCAACCTAACGCATTGCCTAGTAATATCATCCGGGATATTCTTGAAGACACAGAGGGTAATATTTGGTTTGCTACGGGAGATGGTCTTACTAAGGTAAATGCAATTGAGAGGTATAAGAAACAACCAAAGTTTAAGACTTATAAAAAAGACACTAAAGATCAAGGGGCGTTAAGCCATAATTACATACTATCGCTATATCAAAGTACGGAAGGAGAATTATGGGTAGGTACTTTTGGAGGAGGTCTTAATAAATATATACCCGGTAAAGATGGGGAGGAAGGTAGTTTTATTTCTTATTCTGGTCGTGATGGTTTACCAAATAACGTAATTAAAGGTATTTTAGAAGATTCTCAAGGAAATCTTTGGTTATCTACCAATATGGGGCTATCAAAATTTAACCCTAAGAACGAGACTTTTAAAAATTACAATGAGAGTGATGGTCTGCAGGATAATGAATTTCAGGAACTGGCGTGTGTAAAACGGTCTGATGGTGAAATGCTTTTTGGAGGAATAAACGGTTTTAATGCTTTTTATCCAGAAGAGATAAACGATAATATGCAACCTGCAGAAACGGTTATCACAGATTTATTAATCTCCAATAGGTCTGTTAGGATTGGAGAAAAAATAAATGACAATGTTATTCTAGAAAAAAACAGCAATAAAGTTGATAATGTTCGCTTAAATTATAAACAGAATAATTTTTCTTTTGAATTTGCAGCTCTACACTATGCCGCGCCTTCAAAGAATCAATTTGCTTACATGTTAAAAGGTTTTGATAATGACTGGATACAAACCAATTCTAGTAAGCGTTTTGCTACATATACCAACTTAGGACCAGGAGAATATACGTTTAAAGTAAAAGCCTCTAACAATGATGGTTTATGGGATGAATCTCCTTCTGAAATAAACATTACTATTACTCCTCCCATTTGGCAAACATCTGCGGCCTACCTTTTTTATGGTTTTCTTGTTTTAGGTGTTTTATGGCTGTTCTGGAGGTATACTTTTATTAGAACCAGTAAAAAGCATCAACTGGAACTGGATCATCTTGAAAAAGAGAAGTCAGAAGAAATGCAGCGTGTTAAATTGGAGTTTTTTACCAATATTTCACATGAGTTTAGGACTCCGCTTACCTTAATCAAAGGTCCACTGGAATATTTACGGAAAGACGGTTTTAAAGTAAGCCAAACCAAAGTTCAAGAACAGTACAATATTATGTACAAGAATACCAATTATCTTCTAAAGCTAGTAAATCAGTTATTAGATTTTAGGAAGATAGATCAAGGAAAAATGCACTTAGTTGTACGTAATAGTGATATTGTAGAATTTATTCAAGAAGTGGGGCAGCCTTTTCAGTTTTTGGCGCACAAGCAAAATGTAGACTTCACTATTACATCTTCAGAGGATACTATTATCTCATGGTTTGACCATGATGCGTTAGAAAAAATAATGAATAACCTTCTTTCTAATGCATTCAAATATACACCGGATGGTGGCCATATTGCGGTAAGCATTTCAATAGAGAAAGCAGGAAATCATGAGGATACATCTAGAAATGTAGTTATCAAAGTAAGGGATTCAGGCTCTGGAATAGCAAAAAACAGAGTGAATACAATTTTTGAAAGGTTCAACACTCAGGATAAGAAAGATAGAAGAAACCTGCAGGGAGCTGGCATTGGTTTGTCGTTTACCAAAAACCTAATAGAATTACATCAAGGTTCTATTGTGGTTAAAAGTAAACCGAATAAGGGAACTGATTTTGTGGTAAAATTACCAATGGAAAAGGAGAAATTTGCACACATTCCGGAGGTTAGTATCAAAGAGGTATCAGAAAGTGACTTTCTAGTCCGTTCTTCGGAGACCGAGTCTTTTGCTATTGGTATAAATGATGAAATTCTTGACGAGGACGTTTCTAAATCAAGACCTAAACTTCCTATTTTACTTAGTGTTGATGATAATGCGGACATTCGTACATTGGTAAAGCAAGCCTTAGATAGTGAGTATGTAATTTATGAAGCAGAAAATGGTAAACAAGCATTGAAAATGGCAAAAAGCCTAATGCCCAATATCATCCTAACAGATATTTTGATGCCCATAATGAACGGTACTGAGTTTTGTGAAAAACTAAAGAAAGATAAAGAAACAAGTCACATTCCAGTGGTCATGCTAACTGCAAAGGCTTCCGAAGAAAGTGAAATTGAAAATTTAAAGTTAGGAGTTGAAGGCTATATTAGAAAACCTTTTGATATGGAGTTACTTCAGCTTACATTAAGTAATATTTTAAAGCAAAGGGATCAGCTTAGGAAGCAATTCACTCGCAATATAACCCTACAACCTACGGAGATTGCCGTAACTTCGGTAGATGAATCTTTTCTGCAAACAGCTATTGAAATAGTAGAAAAGCACATGATGAATACAGATTTTAATGTAGAAATGCTGGTGAAGGAAATGGGGTATAGTCGTAGTAATCTTTATATGAAGTTTAAAGAGATTACCGGTCTTTCTTCTAGTGAGTTTATTAGAAATATACGCCTTAAAAGAGCCGTACAACTTTTTGAACAAAGTGATCTATCCGTTAAGGAAATCATGTATAAGACGGGTTTTAATACTGCATCTTATTTCTCAAAATGTTTTAAGAAACAGTTTGGGGTAATACCTAGTGAATATGTTGCCAAACTAAAAGAAAAAAAGACAACCTCTTAG